The following are encoded together in the Arcobacter aquimarinus genome:
- a CDS encoding LTA synthase family protein, with translation MDSILIGIILTPIIISITLIPKYFKKTISKILYFYLFFWMIFLIFIENATFPFFLQYDVRPNYLFLEYLEYPHEIASLLFKDYKLELLISFIMMILASIVFLKKDFINFENSFKTSYLKRLILFIPLVLIAFLMIRSSIGHRPANISDALYSSNRVLNEITKNSLYNVGYAFYSYKKNEKNLADKYGKVSILEAYNLVSNTLNIDFNDASKPFNRLEKTHFKTDKPKNLVIFVQESMGAQFTSFAGEEKDLTPNLNNLANKNLAFTNLYANGTRSVRGLEALTSGYLPIIGDSVIKRNKSQSDFLTIAKLLKPFGYKSSFIYGGEGRFDNMRNWYLGNGFDEVIEQKDFKNPLFTSTWGVSDEDLVIKANEKFKEYNKNKEPFVTVMFSQSNHAPFELPDNKIEFIENLPKNDVKNAIKYADFAIGKFFELAQKEEYYKDTVFVVVADHNVRTYGDETIPISTFKIPAVIIASNIKQQFYNNLSSQPDVLATALDLIGLDLQYPILGNSIFNDKKNNINFMLFNDTYAFRKDNEVAVLIPNKEAKTFYYKDSKLQEKEHNKNLENTALALIHVLSDMYEKKLYR, from the coding sequence ATGGACTCTATATTAATAGGAATTATTCTAACTCCTATAATAATATCTATAACTTTAATACCTAAATATTTTAAAAAAACTATTTCAAAAATTTTATATTTTTATCTATTTTTTTGGATGATATTTTTAATATTTATTGAAAATGCAACTTTTCCTTTTTTTCTTCAATATGATGTTAGACCAAATTATCTATTTTTGGAGTATCTTGAATATCCTCATGAAATAGCTTCTTTACTATTTAAAGATTATAAATTAGAACTTTTAATTTCATTTATAATGATGATTTTAGCTTCTATAGTTTTTTTAAAAAAAGATTTCATTAATTTTGAAAATTCTTTTAAAACCTCTTATTTAAAAAGATTAATACTATTTATACCTTTAGTTTTAATAGCTTTTTTAATGATTCGCTCTTCTATAGGACATCGACCTGCAAATATTTCTGATGCACTTTATAGTTCTAACAGAGTTTTAAATGAAATAACAAAAAACTCTCTTTATAATGTCGGTTATGCCTTTTATAGTTACAAAAAAAATGAAAAAAATCTTGCTGATAAATATGGAAAAGTTTCTATTTTGGAAGCTTATAACTTAGTTTCAAATACTCTTAATATAGATTTTAATGATGCATCTAAACCTTTTAATAGGTTAGAAAAAACTCATTTTAAAACAGATAAACCAAAAAATTTAGTAATTTTTGTTCAAGAAAGTATGGGTGCACAATTTACTTCTTTTGCAGGTGAAGAAAAAGATTTAACTCCAAATTTAAATAATTTAGCAAATAAAAATTTAGCTTTTACAAATCTTTATGCAAATGGAACAAGAAGTGTGAGAGGATTAGAAGCTTTAACTTCTGGTTATTTACCTATTATTGGAGATAGTGTTATTAAAAGAAATAAATCTCAAAGTGATTTTCTTACTATTGCAAAACTATTAAAACCTTTTGGTTACAAATCTAGTTTTATTTATGGAGGAGAAGGAAGATTTGACAATATGAGAAATTGGTATTTAGGAAATGGTTTTGATGAAGTAATTGAACAAAAAGATTTTAAAAATCCACTTTTTACAAGTACTTGGGGAGTTAGTGATGAGGATTTAGTTATAAAAGCAAATGAAAAATTTAAAGAATACAATAAAAATAAAGAACCTTTTGTAACAGTAATGTTTTCACAATCAAATCATGCTCCATTTGAATTACCTGATAATAAAATAGAATTTATAGAAAATCTTCCAAAAAATGATGTAAAAAATGCAATAAAATATGCTGATTTTGCAATAGGAAAATTCTTTGAACTTGCACAAAAAGAAGAATATTATAAAGATACAGTTTTTGTTGTAGTTGCTGATCATAATGTAAGAACTTATGGAGATGAAACTATTCCTATTTCAACTTTTAAAATACCTGCAGTGATAATAGCTTCAAATATCAAACAACAGTTTTATAACAACTTATCTTCTCAACCTGATGTTTTAGCAACTGCTCTTGATTTAATAGGTTTAGATTTACAATACCCAATCTTAGGTAATTCAATTTTTAATGATAAAAAGAATAATATTAATTTTATGCTTTTTAATGATACTTATGCTTTTAGAAAAGATAATGAAGTGGCTGTTTTAATTCCAAATAAAGAGGCTAAAACGTTTTATTATAAAGATTCAAAATTACAAGAAAAAGAACATAATAAAAATTTAGAAAATACAGCACTTGCACTAATTCATGTTCTAAGTGATATGTATGAAAAAAAACTTTACAGATAA
- a CDS encoding phosphoethanolamine transferase has product MKKNFTDKGFTLIKISSQYKLIFFTSIFFTLFYNFSFFKNIINVYGFEGFNKIYIISTIILLISVFTLFFTLFASKYTTKTILILTLFISSFTAYFMDSYNVVIDSEMIRNSLQTNLDESLDLFNLKLIVYVFFLGIIPSFIILKTKITYNSTKIEIYKKFQTIFFSLTIIGLILFSFTKFYTSFFREHKPLRYSVNPIYWIYSVGNYINKTIDSKPLELKQIGIDAKIVENEEIEKPELIIMVLGEASRADRFSLNGYEKETNPLLKNEEVVSFSNISSCGTSTAYSVPCMFSIFDRTQYDYKKGISTQNVLDVLKNTKDVEILWRDNNSDSKGVALRVDYEDFKNPEINTKCDETECRDEGMIIGLDKYIKNHPNKDILIVLHQMGNHGPAYYKRYPKEFEKFTPVCKTNQLENCTQEEVSNAYDNAILHTDYFLSEVIKFLKPYSKDYEAAMFYMSDHGESLGENGLYLHGMPYFIAPKEQTNVASIFWASQSLKEEDIDIEKLKTYKDKEFSQDNLFHSLLGLFEVQSEVYNKKMDIFNDARKNK; this is encoded by the coding sequence ATGAAAAAAAACTTTACAGATAAAGGATTTACTTTGATAAAAATCTCTTCACAGTATAAACTAATATTTTTTACTTCAATATTTTTTACTCTTTTTTATAATTTTTCATTCTTTAAAAATATTATAAATGTATATGGTTTTGAAGGTTTTAATAAAATCTATATTATTTCAACTATTATTTTATTAATTTCAGTATTTACACTATTTTTCACTCTATTTGCTTCAAAATATACCACAAAAACAATTTTAATTTTAACTCTTTTTATCTCATCATTTACAGCTTATTTTATGGATAGTTATAATGTAGTAATTGATAGTGAAATGATAAGAAATAGCTTACAAACAAACCTTGATGAGTCATTAGATTTATTTAACTTAAAACTAATAGTTTATGTATTTTTTCTAGGAATAATCCCAAGTTTTATAATTTTAAAAACAAAAATCACTTATAACTCAACAAAAATAGAGATATATAAAAAATTTCAAACTATCTTTTTTTCACTTACAATAATTGGTTTAATTTTATTTAGTTTTACTAAATTTTACACTTCATTTTTTAGAGAACATAAACCTTTAAGATATAGCGTAAATCCTATTTATTGGATTTATAGTGTTGGAAATTATATAAATAAAACTATAGATTCTAAACCTTTGGAGTTAAAACAAATAGGAATTGATGCAAAAATTGTAGAAAATGAAGAGATAGAAAAACCAGAACTAATTATTATGGTTTTAGGTGAAGCTTCAAGAGCCGATAGATTTTCTTTAAATGGCTATGAAAAAGAGACAAATCCTCTTTTAAAAAATGAAGAAGTTGTAAGTTTTTCAAATATCTCTTCATGTGGAACTTCAACAGCTTATAGTGTTCCTTGTATGTTCTCTATTTTCGATAGAACACAATATGACTATAAAAAAGGAATAAGTACTCAAAATGTTCTTGATGTTTTAAAAAACACAAAAGATGTTGAAATTTTGTGGAGAGATAATAATTCGGATTCAAAAGGTGTTGCTCTAAGAGTAGATTATGAAGATTTTAAAAATCCAGAAATAAATACAAAATGTGATGAAACAGAGTGTAGAGATGAAGGAATGATTATTGGTCTTGATAAATATATCAAAAATCATCCAAATAAAGATATTTTAATTGTTCTTCACCAAATGGGTAATCACGGACCTGCATATTATAAAAGATATCCAAAAGAGTTTGAAAAATTCACTCCTGTTTGTAAAACAAATCAGTTAGAAAACTGTACACAAGAAGAAGTAAGTAATGCTTATGATAATGCCATTTTACATACTGATTATTTTCTATCTGAAGTTATAAAATTTTTAAAACCCTATTCAAAAGATTACGAAGCCGCAATGTTTTATATGAGTGACCATGGAGAGAGTTTGGGTGAAAATGGACTTTATTTACACGGTATGCCTTATTTTATTGCACCAAAAGAGCAAACAAATGTAGCTTCAATTTTTTGGGCAAGCCAAAGTTTAAAAGAAGAGGATATAGATATAGAAAAACTAAAAACTTATAAAGATAAAGAATTTTCGCAAGATAATTTATTTCACTCATTACTAGGACTTTTTGAAGTTCAAAGTGAAGTTTACAACAAAAAGATGGATATTTTCAATGATGCAAGAAAAAATAAATAA
- a CDS encoding phosphatase PAP2 family protein, producing the protein MMQEKINKQIAITTIFLIVVICIFEFTNLDIFIQSFFYDFNTKTWLIDKNEPILKLFFYDGFKKIFIFFSILVLISLIFFRKTNLIKEYKKGLLIVLLSTIFIPTIVVSLKNNTNTPCPCNLAIFGGDYPNIKLFDSYPKDFIQESKIKCWPAGHASMGFSLMALFFLFKTASNQKKALIISIILGCVTGAYKMLLGDHFLSHTLVTMILAWLIILIIVKIIKGKDFEKSTKI; encoded by the coding sequence ATGATGCAAGAAAAAATAAATAAGCAAATAGCAATTACAACTATTTTTTTAATAGTTGTTATTTGCATATTTGAATTTACAAATTTAGATATTTTTATTCAATCGTTTTTTTATGATTTTAATACAAAAACTTGGCTTATAGACAAAAATGAGCCTATTTTGAAACTCTTTTTTTATGATGGATTTAAAAAGATTTTTATATTTTTTTCTATTTTAGTTTTGATTTCTTTAATTTTTTTTAGAAAAACAAATCTAATAAAAGAGTATAAAAAAGGTCTATTAATTGTTTTATTATCAACTATTTTTATTCCAACAATTGTAGTATCATTAAAAAACAATACAAATACTCCTTGTCCTTGTAATTTGGCTATTTTTGGAGGAGACTATCCAAATATAAAACTATTTGATTCTTATCCAAAAGATTTTATACAAGAATCAAAAATCAAATGTTGGCCAGCAGGTCATGCAAGTATGGGATTTTCTTTAATGGCACTGTTTTTTTTGTTTAAAACAGCTTCAAATCAAAAAAAAGCTTTAATTATATCTATAATATTAGGATGTGTAACAGGTGCATATAAAATGCTTTTAGGTGACCATTTTTTAAGCCATACCTTGGTAACCATGATTTTAGCTTGGCTTATAATTTTAATAATAGTAAAAATAATAAAAGGAAAAGACTTTGAGAAATCAACCAAAATATAA
- a CDS encoding diacylglycerol kinase: protein MRNQPKYNFFKNTSYAIKGLIDLIKNETSFKIELIITLLLIPVIIFIDTNLTNKALMFITLMGMILAETINSAIERTVDLVTLEHHEMAGRAKDVGSAIVFISIFIFVITWLILLIDIL from the coding sequence TTGAGAAATCAACCAAAATATAATTTTTTTAAAAATACATCTTATGCAATAAAAGGTTTAATAGATTTAATTAAAAATGAAACTTCATTTAAAATAGAACTAATAATTACCTTACTTTTAATTCCTGTTATTATTTTTATTGATACCAATTTGACAAATAAAGCTTTAATGTTTATAACTTTAATGGGAATGATTCTAGCTGAAACTATAAATAGTGCAATTGAAAGAACTGTTGATTTAGTAACCCTAGAACACCATGAAATGGCAGGACGAGCTAAAGATGTGGGAAGTGCTATTGTATTTATTAGTATTTTTATTTTTGTAATTACTTGGCTAATACTCTTAATAGATATTTTGTAA
- a CDS encoding DUF1924 domain-containing protein, whose translation MKILLISALIATFSFSAVVDDYLDSLKQEVLKENPSFKGFDAKRGEQIFTSKHIGKKGKEISCTSCHGVDLSKSNENFFTGKVIEPLSPKANKKRFTDIAEIEKWMKRNFNDVYVREGTALEKGDVTTYIINQ comes from the coding sequence ATGAAAATTTTACTAATTAGTGCATTGATTGCTACTTTTAGCTTTAGTGCTGTTGTTGATGATTATTTAGATTCTTTAAAACAAGAAGTTTTAAAAGAGAATCCTAGTTTTAAAGGTTTTGATGCAAAAAGAGGTGAACAAATTTTTACTTCAAAACATATAGGAAAAAAAGGAAAAGAGATTTCATGTACATCTTGCCATGGAGTAGATTTAAGCAAATCAAATGAAAACTTTTTTACAGGAAAAGTTATTGAGCCACTTTCACCAAAAGCAAATAAAAAAAGGTTCACAGATATAGCTGAAATTGAAAAATGGATGAAAAGAAACTTCAATGACGTTTATGTAAGAGAAGGTACAGCTCTTGAAAAAGGTGATGTAACAACTTACATCATAAATCAATAA
- a CDS encoding diheme cytochrome c, which yields MKKLIFLTFSASVLFASGLKVTVAPVNNELYIKECGSCHFAYPAGLLPSNAWNKMMNDLDNHFGDNASVDEKTFQSLSKYLNDNSAEKNMNYKRSKKIVESLTSNEIPDSISTTPYMKKKHKEIKKELITQKEVKGLFNCTACHQNAKKGIFSEEDVDIPNYGKWDKD from the coding sequence ATGAAAAAATTAATATTTTTAACTTTTAGTGCATCTGTTTTATTTGCTAGTGGTTTAAAAGTTACTGTAGCTCCTGTAAACAATGAACTATATATAAAAGAGTGTGGAAGTTGTCATTTTGCTTATCCTGCTGGACTTTTACCTAGTAATGCTTGGAATAAAATGATGAATGATTTAGATAATCACTTTGGAGATAATGCTAGTGTTGATGAAAAAACTTTTCAATCTCTATCAAAATATCTAAATGATAATAGTGCCGAAAAAAATATGAATTATAAAAGAAGTAAAAAAATAGTTGAAAGTTTAACATCAAATGAAATACCTGATTCTATTTCAACAACTCCTTACATGAAAAAAAAGCATAAAGAAATAAAAAAAGAGTTAATTACTCAAAAAGAAGTAAAGGGACTATTTAATTGTACAGCTTGTCATCAAAATGCAAAAAAAGGTATTTTTAGTGAAGAAGATGTTGATATTCCAAATTATGGAAAATGGGATAAAGATTAA
- a CDS encoding cytochrome b/b6 domain-containing protein, producing the protein MNKSYIWSLPTRVFHALFALFIILAFLSAEDEWLNYHAIIGYGVLILVFFRICWGFFGPKYSLFKDFPTGKKNVKDFLNHIFEEKQKYIGHNPLASYVMISMLIVAILAVLSGALLFGIQEGKGVFSFLNDSFFKKMELFEELHEVLSNLFIALIIAHLCGIFADKFLHKKQETLNSIVTGYKITSENESIKLNIYQKMFSLLMFIFFVGFLIFNIYNPKNLLVASKYETIDYKTQNELFVKECASCHTLYPPSVLPKKSWELIMADLENHFGDDASLDVESNKNILAFLLKNSAENSTMESSFKFLQSIKNQDIIAMSKTTYWEKTHKDLPKEIFNNEKIKSKANCKACHIDIEKGLIEDENIKNPLN; encoded by the coding sequence ATGAATAAATCATATATTTGGTCTCTTCCTACTAGAGTTTTTCACGCTCTTTTTGCATTATTTATTATTTTGGCATTTTTAAGTGCTGAGGATGAATGGTTAAATTATCATGCGATAATTGGTTATGGTGTTTTGATTTTAGTTTTTTTTAGAATTTGTTGGGGATTTTTTGGACCTAAATACTCTTTATTTAAAGATTTTCCTACAGGTAAAAAAAATGTAAAAGATTTTTTAAATCACATTTTTGAAGAAAAACAAAAATATATAGGTCACAATCCCCTAGCCTCTTATGTGATGATTTCTATGCTTATAGTGGCTATTTTAGCAGTATTATCAGGTGCATTATTATTTGGAATTCAAGAAGGGAAAGGAGTTTTTTCTTTTTTAAATGATTCATTTTTTAAAAAAATGGAGCTATTTGAAGAGTTACATGAAGTTTTATCAAATCTTTTTATAGCTTTAATAATTGCTCATTTATGTGGAATTTTTGCGGACAAATTCTTACATAAAAAACAAGAGACTTTAAACTCTATAGTTACTGGTTACAAAATTACAAGTGAAAATGAAAGTATAAAATTAAACATTTATCAAAAGATGTTCTCCCTTTTAATGTTTATATTTTTTGTTGGATTTCTTATCTTTAATATTTATAACCCTAAAAATCTTCTTGTAGCTTCAAAATATGAAACTATAGATTACAAAACACAAAATGAACTATTTGTAAAAGAGTGTGCTTCTTGCCACACTCTTTATCCTCCTTCTGTTTTACCTAAAAAATCATGGGAATTAATAATGGCTGATTTAGAAAATCATTTTGGAGATGATGCTTCACTGGATGTTGAATCAAATAAAAATATTTTGGCTTTTTTACTTAAAAATAGTGCTGAGAATTCTACAATGGAGTCAAGTTTCAAATTTTTACAAAGCATAAAAAATCAAGATATAATAGCAATGAGTAAAACAACTTATTGGGAAAAAACCCACAAAGATTTACCCAAAGAGATTTTTAATAATGAAAAAATCAAAAGTAAAGCAAACTGTAAAGCTTGTCATATTGATATTGAAAAAGGACTAATTGAAGATGAAAACATTAAAAATCCTCTTAATTGA
- a CDS encoding response regulator transcription factor, protein MKTLKILLIEDDLQMQKFIAEYLKDYGFDCNVFENPKDAIENFKKEDYELIILDLMLPDMDGFDLFKKLKSIKDTPIIISSARGDIGNKIHGFELGADDYLAKPYEPRELVLRIENILRKTFKKTIKIGDFLIDKENRTVFLDDFPIDFTKIEFDIFIFLCENLNKISSREQIINATSLDINTKNRTIDMHISNIRYKIGDDSKNPKFIKSVWGIGYKFVG, encoded by the coding sequence ATGAAAACATTAAAAATCCTCTTAATTGAAGATGATTTACAAATGCAAAAATTTATTGCAGAATATCTAAAAGATTATGGTTTTGATTGTAACGTATTTGAAAATCCAAAAGATGCCATAGAAAACTTTAAAAAAGAGGATTATGAGCTTATAATTCTTGATTTAATGCTTCCTGATATGGATGGATTTGATTTATTTAAAAAATTAAAATCTATTAAAGATACTCCTATAATTATCTCCTCAGCAAGGGGTGATATAGGAAATAAAATACATGGTTTTGAGCTTGGAGCCGATGATTATTTAGCAAAGCCTTATGAACCTAGAGAATTGGTTTTAAGAATTGAAAATATTTTGAGAAAAACTTTTAAAAAAACCATAAAAATTGGTGATTTTTTAATAGATAAAGAAAACCGAACTGTTTTTTTAGATGATTTTCCAATTGATTTTACAAAAATAGAGTTTGATATTTTTATATTTTTATGTGAAAATTTAAATAAAATATCATCAAGAGAACAGATTATAAACGCAACTTCATTAGATATAAATACAAAAAATAGAACTATAGATATGCATATTTCAAATATAAGATATAAAATTGGAGATGATTCAAAAAATCCTAAATTTATAAAATCTGTTTGGGGTATAGGCTATAAATTTGTAGGATAA
- a CDS encoding ArsS family sensor histidine kinase, whose translation MSIFKKISILFFLSIFVMGLIGFWTNNINNKRLNKLIQEKYLAIVEDIIENIENKILLNKLLNEHHFKTLKKSSGKDFETLYSSKYDFGKVEIIKESFEDEFIILIDYFDKKYIFKAPDEQNIIDKYILNSLVFLDIFLLFLIFVYILKLLSPLKVITKQIKNFAQGNLETRINIKSNDEIGTLAKTFNTMASSLENSIKTREELLRDIGHELRTPIAKGKFAIEKIDDFSQKELLKKIFKDLELLTNELLELEKLDLTKLNKTTFDAETLIIESLGKLYLDDESKINILIDENFKIQGDLYYLSIAIKNLLDNALKYTNHLPIIIEIDKNQISILNKGEKLSKEFEYYLKPFTQELSQRDGFGLGLSIVKKVIDRHDFSLSYSYENDFNIFKINFGK comes from the coding sequence ATGTCAATCTTTAAAAAAATTTCTATTTTATTTTTTCTAAGCATATTTGTTATGGGTCTTATTGGTTTTTGGACTAATAATATAAATAATAAAAGATTAAATAAACTAATTCAAGAAAAATATTTGGCTATTGTAGAAGATATTATTGAAAATATTGAAAATAAAATCCTACTAAATAAATTACTTAATGAACACCACTTTAAAACTTTAAAAAAAAGTTCAGGTAAAGATTTTGAAACTCTTTATTCATCAAAATATGATTTTGGAAAAGTTGAAATTATAAAAGAATCTTTCGAAGATGAATTTATAATCCTAATAGATTATTTTGATAAAAAATATATTTTCAAAGCTCCCGATGAACAAAATATTATTGACAAATATATTTTAAATAGTTTAGTATTTCTTGATATATTTTTATTATTTCTTATTTTCGTATATATTTTAAAACTACTCTCTCCTTTAAAAGTAATAACTAAACAAATTAAAAATTTTGCACAAGGAAATCTTGAAACAAGAATAAATATAAAATCAAATGATGAAATAGGAACATTAGCAAAAACATTTAATACTATGGCTTCTTCTTTGGAAAATTCTATAAAAACAAGAGAAGAACTTTTAAGAGATATAGGACATGAATTAAGAACTCCTATTGCAAAAGGAAAATTTGCAATTGAAAAAATAGATGACTTTTCACAAAAAGAGTTATTGAAAAAGATTTTTAAAGATTTAGAACTTTTAACAAATGAGTTATTAGAACTTGAAAAATTAGATTTAACAAAATTAAATAAAACAACTTTTGATGCAGAAACTTTAATAATTGAATCTTTGGGGAAACTCTATTTAGATGACGAATCAAAAATTAATATTTTAATAGATGAAAATTTTAAAATCCAAGGAGATTTATACTATTTATCAATTGCCATAAAAAATTTGCTTGATAATGCTCTAAAATATACAAATCATCTTCCTATAATTATAGAAATAGATAAAAATCAAATCTCTATTTTAAATAAAGGTGAAAAACTTTCTAAAGAGTTTGAATATTATCTAAAACCTTTTACACAAGAGTTATCACAAAGAGATGGTTTTGGTTTGGGATTAAGTATTGTAAAAAAAGTAATAGATAGACATGATTTTTCACTTTCTTACTCTTACGAAAATGATTTCAATATCTTTAAAATAAATTTTGGTAAATAA
- the yedE gene encoding selenium metabolism membrane protein YedE/FdhT yields MEYFKQFRQTYMVNFWRPTPAVIALGVLAAYYFGITGTYWAVTGEFTRWGGHILQFFGVDISNWGYYKIMKMEGTSLTRIDGVMIIGMFAGCIAAAFWGNNVKLRMPASNIRIAQALIGGIIAGFGARLGMGCNLASLFTGIPQFSVHAWFFTIAMIVGVYLGAKVTMLPFFQSKIKLQKVSCSKELQKDETQIKSFFKFGTFVFIAAIIWALYLIFFANSEKLGIAVLFGCAFGLLIAKAQICFTSAFRDIFTTGRNELAIAIIIGMAVSTIGVFSYIMIGTPAKIMWAGPNAILGGLLFGFGIVLAGGCECGWMYRAVEGQVHFWIVGIGNVIGATFLAFTWDSFSISLATSWPKINLLESFGSYGGLFMNYILLFLLFLLILKLERNYKQKLKNKGN; encoded by the coding sequence ATGGAATATTTCAAGCAATTTAGACAAACCTATATGGTTAATTTTTGGCGTCCAACACCTGCTGTTATAGCACTTGGAGTGCTTGCAGCTTACTATTTTGGTATAACTGGAACTTATTGGGCAGTTACAGGAGAATTTACAAGATGGGGAGGACACATCTTACAATTCTTTGGTGTTGATATCAGTAATTGGGGATATTACAAAATTATGAAGATGGAAGGAACTTCCCTAACTCGTATTGATGGAGTAATGATTATAGGTATGTTTGCTGGTTGTATTGCTGCTGCTTTTTGGGGAAATAATGTAAAACTTAGAATGCCTGCAAGTAACATCAGGATTGCTCAAGCTTTAATAGGTGGAATAATCGCAGGATTTGGAGCAAGACTGGGAATGGGTTGTAACTTAGCTAGCTTATTTACAGGTATTCCTCAATTTTCAGTGCATGCTTGGTTTTTTACAATTGCTATGATTGTTGGTGTTTATTTAGGAGCAAAAGTTACTATGCTTCCATTTTTCCAATCAAAAATCAAACTTCAAAAAGTATCTTGTAGTAAAGAGTTGCAAAAAGATGAAACACAAATAAAATCATTTTTTAAATTTGGTACTTTCGTATTTATTGCTGCAATTATTTGGGCTTTATATTTAATATTTTTTGCAAATAGTGAAAAACTTGGTATTGCTGTACTTTTTGGTTGTGCTTTTGGTCTATTAATTGCAAAAGCTCAGATTTGTTTTACTTCTGCATTTAGAGATATTTTTACAACAGGAAGAAATGAACTTGCTATCGCTATTATTATTGGAATGGCTGTTTCAACTATTGGTGTTTTTAGTTACATTATGATTGGAACTCCTGCAAAAATTATGTGGGCAGGACCAAATGCAATACTTGGTGGATTATTGTTTGGTTTTGGAATTGTACTTGCTGGTGGTTGTGAATGTGGTTGGATGTATAGAGCTGTTGAAGGACAAGTTCACTTTTGGATTGTTGGAATTGGAAATGTAATAGGAGCAACTTTTCTTGCATTTACTTGGGATAGTTTTTCAATATCACTTGCAACTTCTTGGCCAAAAATAAATCTTCTTGAATCATTTGGTTCTTATGGTGGATTATTTATGAATTATATTTTGCTATTTTTACTATTTTTATTAATTTTAAAATTAGAAA